One Nocardia farcinica genomic region harbors:
- a CDS encoding aspartate carbamoyltransferase catalytic subunit produces the protein MRHLLSVTDLDRTAATELLDEAERFEQALLGREVHKLPTLRGRTVMTVFYENSTRTRVSFEVAGKWMSADVINVSASSSSVSKGESLRDTALTLHAAGADALIVRHPASGAAHQIARWMDGWARESGRSHGPAIVNAGDGMHEHPTQALLDALTLRQRLGDIEGKRVVIVGDILHSRVARSNVFLLHTLGAEVVLVAPRTLLPVGVQSWPARVSHHLDAELPGADAVLMLRVQAERMNGGFFPSAREYSVNYGLSERRLALLAEHAVVMHPGPMLRGMEIASAVADSPQAAVLQQVTNGVHLRMAVLFRLLVGAQEAIA, from the coding sequence GTGCGACATCTGCTGAGCGTGACCGATCTGGATCGCACCGCCGCCACCGAACTGCTCGACGAAGCCGAACGCTTCGAACAGGCGCTGCTCGGACGCGAGGTGCACAAGCTGCCGACGCTGCGCGGACGCACCGTGATGACGGTCTTCTACGAGAACTCCACGCGCACCCGGGTGTCCTTCGAGGTGGCGGGCAAGTGGATGAGCGCCGACGTCATCAACGTCAGCGCGAGTTCGTCCTCGGTGTCCAAGGGTGAGTCGCTGCGCGACACCGCGCTCACCCTGCACGCCGCGGGCGCGGACGCGCTGATCGTGCGCCATCCCGCCTCCGGCGCCGCCCATCAGATCGCGCGGTGGATGGACGGGTGGGCGCGCGAGTCGGGCCGCTCCCACGGTCCGGCGATCGTCAACGCGGGCGACGGCATGCACGAGCACCCCACCCAGGCCCTGCTGGACGCGCTGACCCTGCGGCAGCGCCTCGGCGACATCGAGGGCAAACGGGTGGTCATCGTCGGCGACATCCTGCACAGCCGGGTCGCCCGCTCGAACGTCTTCCTGCTGCACACCCTCGGCGCGGAGGTGGTGCTGGTCGCGCCGCGCACGCTGCTGCCGGTGGGCGTACAGAGCTGGCCGGCCCGCGTCTCCCACCACCTCGACGCCGAACTGCCCGGCGCCGACGCGGTGCTGATGCTGCGGGTCCAGGCCGAACGCATGAACGGCGGGTTCTTCCCGTCGGCGCGGGAGTACTCGGTCAACTACGGCCTCTCCGAGCGCAGGCTCGCGCTGCTGGCCGAGCACGCGGTGGTGATGCACCCCGGGCCGATGCTGCGCGGCATGGAGATCGCCTCCGCGGTCGCGGATTCGCCGCAGGCCGCCGTCCTGCAGCAGGTGACCAACGGTGTGCACCTGCGGATGGCGGTGCTGTTCCGGCTGCTGGTCGGGGCGCAGGAGGCGATCGCGTGA
- a CDS encoding dihydroorotase, protein MSGLLIKGAVLYGEGEPVDVFVDEGEIRQIGTDLGVVDAEIVEARGQVLLPGFVDLHTHLREPGREDTETIETGSAAAALGGYTAVFAMANTNPVADSVVVTDHVWRRGQEVGLVDVHPVGAVTVGLAGKQLAEMGTMAAGVGGVRMFSDDGHCVYDPLIMRRALEYSNSLGVLIAQHAEEPRLTKGAVAHEGPTAARLGLAGWPRAAEESIVARDALLARDAGARVHICHASTAGTVELVKWAKAQGISITAEVTPHHLLLDDSRLETYDAVNKVNPPLREASDTAALRAALAEGIIDCVATDHAPHAEQDKCCEFAAARPGMLGLETALSIVVETMVRPGLLDWRGVARVMSERPAEIVGLDDQGRPIAVGEPANLVLVDPDATWTVRASELASISNNTPFEEMTFPARVTMTLLRGRITARAGRAAQPQGAGGA, encoded by the coding sequence ATGAGTGGACTGTTGATCAAGGGCGCCGTCCTCTACGGCGAGGGTGAGCCGGTCGACGTCTTCGTCGACGAGGGCGAGATCCGCCAGATCGGCACGGACCTGGGCGTGGTGGACGCCGAGATCGTCGAGGCGCGCGGCCAGGTGCTGCTGCCCGGCTTCGTCGATCTGCACACCCACCTGCGCGAGCCCGGCCGCGAGGACACCGAGACCATCGAGACGGGCTCGGCCGCGGCCGCGCTGGGCGGCTACACCGCGGTGTTCGCGATGGCGAACACCAACCCGGTGGCCGACTCGGTGGTCGTCACCGACCATGTGTGGCGGCGCGGTCAGGAGGTCGGCCTGGTCGACGTGCACCCGGTGGGCGCGGTGACGGTCGGACTGGCGGGCAAGCAACTGGCCGAGATGGGCACGATGGCCGCCGGGGTCGGCGGGGTGCGGATGTTCTCCGACGACGGGCACTGCGTCTACGACCCGCTGATCATGCGCCGCGCGCTGGAGTACTCGAACTCCCTCGGCGTGCTGATCGCCCAGCACGCCGAGGAGCCGCGACTGACCAAGGGCGCGGTCGCCCACGAAGGCCCGACGGCGGCGCGCCTGGGGCTCGCGGGCTGGCCGCGCGCGGCCGAGGAGTCCATCGTGGCCCGCGACGCGCTGCTGGCCCGGGACGCGGGCGCGCGTGTGCACATCTGCCACGCCTCCACCGCGGGCACCGTCGAGCTGGTGAAATGGGCCAAGGCGCAAGGTATTTCGATCACCGCCGAGGTCACCCCGCACCACCTGCTGCTGGACGACTCGCGACTGGAGACCTACGACGCGGTCAACAAGGTGAACCCGCCGCTGCGGGAGGCCTCCGACACGGCGGCACTGCGCGCGGCGCTGGCCGAGGGCATCATCGATTGCGTCGCCACCGACCACGCCCCGCATGCCGAGCAGGACAAGTGCTGCGAGTTCGCCGCCGCCCGCCCCGGCATGCTCGGTCTGGAGACCGCCCTGTCGATCGTCGTCGAGACGATGGTGCGGCCCGGGCTGCTGGACTGGCGGGGAGTGGCGCGGGTGATGAGCGAGCGGCCCGCCGAGATCGTCGGCCTCGACGACCAGGGCCGTCCGATCGCGGTCGGCGAGCCCGCCAACCTGGTGCTGGTGGATCCGGACGCGACATGGACGGTGCGCGCGAGCGAGCTGGCCAGCATCTCGAACAACACCCCGTTCGAGGAGATGACCTTCCCGGCCAGGGTGACCATGACACTGCTGCGCGGACGGATCACCGCCCGTGCCGGTCGCGCGGCGCAGCCGCAGGGCGCGGGAGGTGCGTGA
- a CDS encoding PH-like domain-containing protein yields the protein MERTLWVLGCLVLFLLGLWLMYRGWQNRAARQAERIGELPPVPAELGAQLLEPTTGLYLGSTIAPSWQDRIAVGDLGFRATAELTKFERGILLERSGAAAIWIPSESVTAVRTERGHAGKVMTEDGVLVIRWKLPTGTEIDTGFRGDDKTVYPAWAASMTGEEER from the coding sequence ATGGAACGAACACTGTGGGTGCTGGGTTGCCTGGTGCTGTTCCTGCTCGGCCTGTGGCTGATGTACCGGGGGTGGCAGAACCGGGCCGCGCGCCAGGCCGAGCGCATCGGCGAACTGCCGCCGGTGCCCGCCGAGCTGGGCGCGCAGTTGCTGGAGCCGACCACCGGCCTGTACCTGGGCAGCACCATCGCACCCAGCTGGCAGGACCGGATCGCGGTCGGTGATCTCGGGTTCCGCGCCACCGCGGAACTGACGAAGTTCGAACGCGGAATTCTGCTCGAACGCAGCGGCGCCGCGGCCATCTGGATTCCGAGCGAATCCGTGACGGCCGTGCGCACCGAACGCGGACACGCGGGCAAAGTGATGACGGAAGATGGAGTGCTGGTAATTCGCTGGAAGCTGCCGACCGGAACCGAGATCGATACCGGGTTCCGCGGCGACGACAAGACGGTGTACCCGGCGTGGGCCGCGTCGATGACGGGAGAAGAGGAGAGATGA
- the carA gene encoding glutamine-hydrolyzing carbamoyl-phosphate synthase small subunit, protein MSADTAAALVLEDGRVFRGTAYGAVGQTLGEAVFCTAMTGYQETLTDPSYHRQIVVATAPQIGNTGWNDEDDESQRIWVAGYAVRDPARRVSNWRATRSLPDELDRQGIVGIAGIDTRALVRHLRTRGSMKAGIFSGAALADAEELLARVTGQPSMLGADLAEEVSTDGVYTIEPTGDHRFTVVAVDLGIKTNTPRMFAQRGIRVHVVPSTTSLDQVLELKPDGVFLSNGPGDPATQNDAVAITQGVLERGVPLFGICFGNQILGRALGRETYKMKFGHRGINIPVVEHETGRISITAQNHGFALEGERGEQFDTPFGRAEISHVCANDGTVEGVRLLDGRAFSVQYHPEAAAGPHDAAYLFDRFAGLMEGA, encoded by the coding sequence ATGAGCGCAGACACTGCAGCCGCCCTGGTGCTCGAGGACGGCCGGGTGTTCCGCGGCACGGCCTACGGAGCGGTCGGGCAGACCCTCGGTGAGGCGGTGTTCTGCACCGCGATGACCGGGTACCAGGAGACCCTGACCGACCCGAGCTACCACCGCCAGATCGTGGTGGCCACCGCGCCGCAGATCGGCAACACCGGCTGGAACGACGAGGACGACGAATCGCAGCGGATCTGGGTCGCCGGATACGCGGTGCGCGATCCCGCGCGCCGGGTCTCCAACTGGCGCGCCACCCGGTCGCTGCCCGACGAGCTGGACCGCCAGGGCATCGTCGGCATCGCCGGCATCGACACCCGTGCCCTGGTGCGCCACCTGCGCACCCGCGGCTCGATGAAGGCGGGCATCTTCTCCGGCGCCGCCCTCGCCGACGCCGAGGAACTGCTGGCCCGGGTGACCGGGCAGCCCTCGATGCTGGGCGCCGACCTGGCCGAGGAGGTCAGCACCGACGGGGTCTACACGATCGAGCCGACCGGCGATCACCGGTTCACCGTCGTCGCCGTCGACCTCGGCATCAAGACCAACACCCCGCGCATGTTCGCCCAACGCGGTATCCGGGTACACGTCGTGCCCTCGACCACCTCGCTCGACCAGGTGCTGGAGCTGAAGCCGGACGGGGTCTTCCTGTCCAACGGGCCCGGCGACCCGGCCACCCAGAACGACGCGGTCGCGATCACCCAGGGCGTGCTCGAACGCGGCGTGCCGCTGTTCGGCATCTGCTTCGGCAACCAGATCCTGGGCCGCGCGCTGGGCCGGGAGACCTACAAGATGAAGTTCGGCCACCGCGGCATCAACATCCCGGTCGTCGAGCACGAGACCGGCCGCATCTCGATCACCGCGCAGAACCACGGGTTCGCGCTGGAAGGGGAGCGGGGCGAGCAGTTCGACACCCCGTTCGGCCGCGCCGAGATCAGCCACGTGTGCGCCAACGACGGCACCGTCGAGGGGGTGCGCCTGCTCGACGGTCGCGCCTTCTCGGTGCAGTACCACCCCGAGGCCGCCGCGGGTCCGCACGATGCCGCATATCTGTTCGACCGCTTCGCCGGTCTCATGGAAGGAGCCTGA
- the carB gene encoding carbamoyl-phosphate synthase large subunit, whose product MPRREDLKHILVIGSGPIVIGQACEFDYSGTQACRVLKSEGLRVSLVNSNPATIMTDPEFADATYVEPITPEFVEKVIAKERPDAILATLGGQTALNTAVALHERGVLEKYGVELIGADFDAIQRGEDRQKFKDIVAKVGGESARSRVCFTMDEVRETVAELGFPVVVRPSFTMGGLGSGMAYNDEDLDRIAGGGLAASPTANVLIEESILGWKEYELELMRDGRDNVVVVCSIENVDPMGVHTGDSMTVAPAMTLTDREYQKLRDLGIAILREVGVDTGGCNIQFAVNPRDGRLIVIEMNPRVSRSSALASKATGFPIAKIAAKLAIGYTLDEIVNDITKETPACFEPTLDYVVVKAPRFAFEKFPGADPTLTTTMKSVGEAMSLGRNFAEALGKVLRSLETKAAGFWTQDDGPWAPADGDVAGAIEKILADLRVPTEGRIYQVERALRLGASIDDVAAASGIDPWFVAEVAGLVELRREILDAPVLDEPLLRRAKYHGLSDRQLAALRPELAGESGVRALRHRLGVRPVYKTVDTCAAEFEAKTPYHYSAYELDPAAESEVAPQREREKVIILGSGPNRIGQGIEFDYSCVHAAQTLSAAGYETVMVNCNPETVSTDYDTADRLYFEPLTFEDVLEVYHAECESGTVAGVIVQLGGQTPLGLAQRLTEAGVPVVGTSAAAIDLAEDRGEFGDVLVAAGLPAPKYGTATTVEQAKKIAAGIGYPVLVRPSYVLGGRGMEIVYDEKSLEGYISRATELNPEHPVLVDRFLEDAIEIDVDALCDGDEVYLGGVMEHIEEAGIHSGDSACALPPITLGRSDIEAVRRSTVALAKGIGVRGLLNVQYALKDDVLYVLEANPRASRTVPFVSKATAVPLAKAAARIMLGATIAELRKEGMLPETGDGGHVPLEAPVAVKEAVLPFHRFRRADGSGVDSLLSPEMKSTGEVMGIDADFGTAFAKSQTASYGSLPTEGTVFVSIANRDKRAMVFPVKRLHDLGFRILATEGTAEMLRRNGIPCERVRKHSEPGPADEPTIVEQIRDGEVDMVFNTPYGNSGPRVDGYEIRTAAVGVNIPCITTVQGAAAAVQGIEASITGGIGVRSLQELHSALRG is encoded by the coding sequence ATGCCACGCCGCGAGGATCTGAAGCACATCCTGGTGATCGGCTCGGGCCCGATCGTCATCGGCCAGGCCTGCGAGTTCGACTACTCCGGCACCCAGGCGTGCCGGGTGCTCAAGTCCGAGGGCCTGCGCGTGTCGCTGGTGAACTCGAACCCGGCCACGATCATGACCGATCCCGAGTTCGCCGACGCCACCTACGTCGAGCCGATCACCCCCGAATTCGTCGAGAAGGTCATCGCCAAGGAGCGCCCCGACGCGATCCTGGCGACCCTCGGCGGGCAGACCGCGCTCAACACCGCGGTCGCGCTGCACGAGCGCGGCGTGCTGGAGAAGTACGGCGTCGAACTGATCGGCGCCGACTTCGACGCCATCCAGCGCGGTGAGGACCGGCAGAAGTTCAAGGACATCGTCGCCAAGGTCGGCGGTGAGAGCGCCCGCTCGCGGGTCTGCTTCACCATGGACGAGGTCCGCGAGACCGTCGCCGAACTGGGCTTCCCGGTCGTCGTGCGGCCCTCGTTCACCATGGGCGGGCTCGGCTCGGGCATGGCCTACAACGACGAGGACCTGGACCGGATCGCCGGTGGCGGCCTGGCCGCCTCGCCGACCGCCAACGTCCTGATCGAGGAGTCCATCCTCGGCTGGAAGGAATACGAGCTCGAGCTCATGCGCGACGGCCGCGACAACGTCGTGGTGGTCTGCTCCATCGAGAACGTCGACCCGATGGGCGTGCACACCGGTGATTCGATGACCGTCGCGCCGGCGATGACCCTCACCGACCGCGAGTACCAGAAGTTGCGCGACCTGGGCATCGCCATCCTGCGCGAGGTCGGTGTCGACACCGGCGGCTGCAACATCCAGTTCGCGGTGAACCCGCGCGACGGCCGCCTGATCGTCATCGAGATGAACCCGCGCGTGTCGCGGTCCTCGGCGCTGGCCTCCAAGGCCACCGGCTTCCCGATCGCGAAGATCGCGGCCAAGCTGGCCATCGGCTACACCCTCGACGAGATCGTCAACGACATCACCAAGGAGACGCCGGCCTGCTTCGAGCCGACGCTGGACTACGTGGTGGTCAAGGCGCCGCGGTTCGCGTTCGAGAAGTTCCCGGGCGCCGATCCCACGCTGACCACCACCATGAAGTCGGTGGGCGAGGCGATGTCGCTTGGTCGCAACTTCGCCGAGGCGCTGGGCAAGGTGCTGCGGTCGCTCGAGACCAAGGCCGCCGGTTTCTGGACCCAGGACGACGGCCCGTGGGCGCCGGCCGACGGTGACGTGGCCGGGGCGATCGAGAAGATCCTCGCCGACCTGCGTGTCCCGACCGAGGGCCGGATCTACCAGGTGGAGCGGGCGCTGCGGCTCGGGGCGAGCATCGACGACGTCGCCGCCGCCTCGGGCATCGACCCGTGGTTCGTGGCCGAGGTCGCCGGGCTGGTGGAGCTGCGCCGCGAGATCCTCGACGCGCCGGTGCTGGACGAGCCGCTGCTGCGGCGGGCCAAGTACCACGGCCTGTCCGACCGGCAGCTGGCCGCGCTGCGCCCGGAGCTGGCCGGGGAGAGCGGTGTCCGCGCGCTGCGGCACCGGCTCGGGGTGCGCCCGGTGTACAAGACCGTCGACACCTGCGCCGCCGAGTTCGAGGCCAAGACGCCCTACCACTACTCGGCCTACGAGCTGGATCCGGCCGCGGAGTCGGAGGTGGCGCCGCAGCGCGAGCGCGAGAAGGTCATCATCCTGGGGTCGGGCCCGAACCGCATCGGCCAGGGCATCGAGTTCGACTACTCCTGCGTGCACGCCGCGCAGACGCTGTCGGCCGCCGGCTACGAGACGGTGATGGTCAACTGCAACCCCGAGACCGTCTCCACCGACTACGACACCGCCGACCGGCTCTACTTCGAGCCGCTCACCTTCGAGGACGTGCTCGAGGTCTACCACGCCGAATGCGAGTCGGGCACCGTCGCCGGTGTGATCGTGCAGCTCGGCGGGCAGACCCCGCTCGGCCTGGCGCAGCGGCTCACCGAAGCCGGGGTGCCGGTGGTCGGTACCAGTGCCGCCGCCATCGACCTGGCCGAGGACCGCGGCGAGTTCGGTGACGTGCTGGTCGCCGCCGGGCTGCCCGCGCCGAAGTACGGCACCGCCACCACCGTCGAGCAGGCCAAGAAGATCGCGGCCGGGATCGGGTATCCGGTGCTGGTGCGCCCGTCCTACGTGCTCGGTGGCCGCGGCATGGAGATCGTCTACGACGAGAAGTCCCTGGAGGGCTACATCTCCCGTGCCACCGAACTCAATCCCGAGCACCCGGTGCTGGTCGACCGGTTCCTCGAGGACGCGATCGAGATCGACGTGGACGCGCTGTGCGACGGGGACGAGGTCTACCTCGGCGGTGTGATGGAGCACATCGAGGAGGCCGGCATCCACTCCGGCGACTCGGCGTGCGCGCTGCCCCCGATCACCTTGGGCCGCAGCGACATCGAGGCGGTGCGCCGCTCCACCGTCGCGCTGGCCAAGGGCATCGGGGTGCGCGGCCTGCTGAACGTGCAGTACGCGCTCAAGGACGACGTGCTCTACGTGCTCGAGGCCAATCCGCGCGCCAGCCGCACGGTGCCGTTCGTCTCCAAGGCCACCGCGGTGCCGCTGGCCAAGGCCGCGGCCCGGATCATGCTCGGCGCCACCATCGCCGAGCTGCGCAAGGAGGGCATGCTGCCGGAGACCGGCGACGGCGGGCACGTGCCGCTGGAGGCGCCGGTGGCGGTGAAGGAGGCGGTGCTGCCGTTCCACCGCTTCCGTCGCGCCGACGGCAGCGGCGTGGACTCGCTGCTCTCGCCGGAGATGAAGTCGACCGGTGAGGTGATGGGCATCGACGCCGATTTCGGCACCGCCTTCGCCAAGAGCCAGACGGCCTCCTACGGCTCGCTGCCGACCGAGGGCACCGTGTTCGTCTCGATCGCCAACCGCGACAAGCGGGCGATGGTGTTCCCGGTCAAGCGGCTGCACGACCTCGGGTTCCGCATCCTGGCCACCGAGGGCACCGCGGAGATGTTGCGGCGCAACGGGATCCCGTGCGAGCGGGTGCGCAAGCACTCCGAGCCGGGCCCGGCCGACGAGCCGACGATCGTGGAGCAGATCCGCGACGGCGAGGTCGACATGGTGTTCAACACCCCGTACGGCAACTCCGGTCCGCGCGTGGACGGCTACGAGATCCGCACCGCCGCGGTGGGTGTGAACATTCCCTGCATCACCACGGTGCAGGGCGCGGCGGCCGCGGTGCAGGGCATCGAGGCCAGCATCACCGGCGGCATCGGCGTGCGGTCCCTGCAGGAACTGCACTCGGCACTGCGCGGGTGA
- the pyrF gene encoding orotidine-5'-phosphate decarboxylase, giving the protein MTGFGTRLRAAMDRFGPLCVGIDPHPPLLADWGLTDDAEGLERFAEICVEAFDGTVALVKPQVAFFEAYGSAGIAVLERTIEVLRASGTLVLADAKRGDIGSTMAAYARTWLGDGPLGSDAVTVSPYLGFGSLDPALELAAAGGRGVFVLAATSNPEGAQVQTAVGAGGRSVAQTMVDEVAARNAGAEFGSVGVVVGATLTAAPELAGLNGPILMPGVGAQGGGPASVRELVPADLLPAVVPNVSREVLRHGPSVSALRERLAALQEDFAFLRR; this is encoded by the coding sequence GTGACCGGGTTCGGTACCCGGTTGCGCGCCGCGATGGACCGCTTCGGTCCGCTCTGCGTCGGCATCGACCCACATCCGCCGCTGCTGGCGGACTGGGGGCTGACCGACGACGCCGAGGGTCTGGAGCGCTTCGCCGAGATCTGCGTGGAGGCCTTCGACGGCACCGTCGCGCTGGTGAAGCCGCAGGTCGCGTTCTTCGAGGCCTACGGCTCGGCGGGCATCGCCGTGCTCGAACGCACCATCGAGGTGTTGCGTGCCTCGGGCACCCTGGTGCTCGCCGACGCCAAGCGCGGTGACATCGGCTCCACCATGGCCGCCTACGCCCGCACCTGGCTCGGCGACGGACCGCTGGGTTCGGACGCGGTGACGGTGTCGCCGTATCTCGGATTCGGGTCGCTCGACCCGGCGCTGGAGCTGGCCGCGGCGGGCGGTCGGGGGGTGTTCGTGCTGGCCGCGACCTCCAATCCGGAGGGCGCGCAGGTGCAGACCGCCGTAGGCGCCGGCGGTCGCAGCGTCGCTCAGACGATGGTCGACGAGGTCGCGGCCCGCAACGCGGGTGCGGAGTTCGGGTCGGTCGGCGTCGTGGTCGGCGCGACCCTCACCGCCGCGCCGGAGCTGGCCGGACTCAACGGCCCGATCCTGATGCCCGGCGTGGGGGCCCAGGGCGGTGGTCCCGCATCCGTGCGGGAGCTGGTGCCCGCGGACCTGCTTCCGGCGGTCGTGCCCAACGTCTCCCGCGAGGTGCTGCGGCACGGCCCGTCGGTGTCGGCCCTGCGCGAGCGGCTGGCCGCGCTTCAGGAGGACTTCGCGTTCCTGCGGAGGTGA